A single region of the Thermodesulfatator indicus DSM 15286 genome encodes:
- a CDS encoding cation-translocating P-type ATPase → MASLELQKIHELRGRVRFRAPVLYRAFHLKDYLEGVLSRNGHIKKVKVNPLTATILLVFKPDIPIEKIEAELKSYLEKLPSPSEVKKLKSEAKPVVASLKEDGPPWHTMPVEEVLKLLGTDKEKGLARKTYEKLLQKYGPNILPEITPRTGWEIFFEQIKSVPVAILGVAAGISLFTGGIIDAVAILCVVGLNAYIGYKTEAEAERTISSLKKLLHPEALVIREGKVHRVPAETIVPGDIFLLRPGDYVPADGRIIEAERLSIDESALTGESLPVVKTEKPLPPNETYPLADRVNMCFMGTLVLGGHGKAVAVATGKDTEIGRIQLSLAEARPPETSIEKQLDEMGTKLVVLSGALCGAVFVLGVMRGFGFLEMLNTALSLAVAAVPEGLSTVATTTLALGVREMKKENIVVRRLSAIEALGSVQVMCLDKTGTITENRMTVTEVSCGKSYKPKDLENRYLNFSPAPQILFEEAQDELLSLLAVCVLCNESEVVKNGEKLSFRGTPTETALLEIAFKAGLDIEALRKAFPRVRIVHRAENRLYMVTVHSLPSGKFLYAIKGMPTQVLGLCGQVLKGGRLYPLDEEERIELTNLNDQLAVRGLRVLGVAFGISDDPEIDLDLKGEAPWCENFVWLGFVGMEDPIRPGIKDLISLLHQAGIRTVMITGDQAPTAYAIGKAINISGQDELVILDSSDFSHLNPEAFKGLLKRVSVFSRVSPADKLRIVQAFQDLGLKVAMTGDGINDIPALKAADIGVTTGSGTDVAKEVADIIIEDDQLGTMVLAVEKGRIIYKNIRKSLEFLLSTNISEIMVSVSANLAGLGQPLNQMQLLWINLVTDVFPGLALSLEPAEPGIMKEPPRDPQKPIMDTNDFKRLSLQASVISGASLFPYVYGLVRYGRGPKASTLSFLSLTASQLLHTLNCRSEKLTFLENSALPKNPHLAKCMWGTAAAHSLFFLPPIRKVLGLSPLGLIDTVLVAATSFGSLFFNAFLKKVIREGHL, encoded by the coding sequence ATGGCCTCACTAGAACTTCAAAAGATTCATGAGCTCAGGGGCCGCGTGCGTTTTAGGGCCCCTGTGCTTTATCGGGCGTTTCACTTAAAGGATTATCTTGAAGGAGTCCTTTCCAGGAACGGTCACATAAAAAAAGTTAAGGTTAATCCTTTAACGGCTACTATTTTGCTTGTTTTCAAACCTGATATACCAATTGAAAAGATAGAGGCTGAACTTAAATCCTACCTTGAAAAACTGCCAAGTCCTTCTGAGGTGAAAAAACTAAAAAGTGAAGCTAAGCCGGTAGTTGCATCTTTAAAAGAAGACGGCCCCCCGTGGCATACTATGCCGGTTGAAGAAGTTTTAAAGCTCCTTGGTACTGATAAAGAAAAAGGGCTTGCCCGTAAAACTTACGAAAAACTTTTACAAAAATACGGCCCAAATATTCTTCCTGAGATAACCCCCAGAACCGGCTGGGAGATTTTTTTTGAGCAAATAAAAAGTGTACCAGTAGCTATTTTGGGCGTGGCGGCTGGAATTTCCCTTTTTACCGGAGGGATTATTGACGCGGTGGCCATTTTGTGTGTGGTAGGTTTAAACGCCTACATAGGCTACAAAACCGAAGCCGAAGCAGAAAGAACTATAAGTTCGCTTAAAAAACTTCTTCATCCTGAAGCCCTGGTTATACGAGAAGGCAAAGTTCATCGCGTTCCGGCTGAAACCATTGTTCCAGGAGACATTTTTCTTTTACGCCCGGGGGACTATGTTCCCGCTGATGGACGCATTATAGAGGCGGAAAGGTTAAGCATTGACGAATCGGCTCTAACCGGTGAGAGCCTACCAGTGGTCAAGACGGAAAAACCCCTTCCTCCCAATGAAACCTATCCTCTCGCTGACCGGGTCAACATGTGTTTTATGGGTACGCTGGTGCTTGGGGGGCATGGCAAGGCCGTAGCCGTAGCCACCGGTAAGGATACAGAGATCGGACGCATTCAGCTTTCACTGGCAGAAGCAAGGCCTCCTGAGACTTCCATAGAAAAACAACTTGATGAAATGGGCACCAAGCTGGTGGTGCTTTCAGGGGCCCTTTGCGGAGCGGTTTTTGTACTGGGAGTTATGAGGGGTTTTGGCTTTCTTGAAATGCTTAATACGGCTTTATCTTTGGCCGTGGCGGCAGTGCCTGAGGGGCTCTCTACAGTCGCTACGACCACCCTTGCCCTTGGTGTGCGTGAAATGAAAAAAGAAAACATAGTGGTAAGGCGCCTCTCGGCCATAGAGGCCCTTGGTTCGGTTCAGGTGATGTGCCTTGATAAAACCGGCACCATTACCGAAAACCGTATGACGGTAACTGAAGTTAGCTGTGGTAAGTCTTATAAACCAAAAGATTTAGAAAACAGGTATTTGAATTTTTCGCCAGCCCCGCAAATTCTTTTTGAAGAGGCCCAGGACGAGCTTTTGTCTTTGTTGGCGGTATGTGTACTCTGTAATGAAAGCGAAGTGGTAAAAAACGGCGAAAAGCTTTCCTTTAGGGGTACGCCTACCGAGACGGCTCTTCTTGAAATAGCCTTTAAAGCCGGTCTTGATATTGAAGCCTTACGAAAGGCCTTTCCCAGGGTGCGTATTGTGCATCGGGCGGAAAACCGTCTTTACATGGTGACGGTTCATTCCCTGCCTTCAGGTAAGTTCCTTTACGCTATAAAAGGAATGCCAACGCAAGTACTTGGGCTTTGTGGGCAGGTTTTAAAAGGTGGCCGTCTTTATCCTCTTGATGAAGAGGAACGTATTGAACTTACCAATTTAAATGACCAGCTAGCCGTGCGGGGTTTAAGGGTACTTGGAGTGGCCTTTGGTATTTCTGATGACCCCGAAATAGACCTTGACCTAAAAGGCGAGGCTCCCTGGTGTGAAAACTTCGTGTGGCTTGGCTTCGTAGGTATGGAAGATCCAATTCGTCCAGGTATTAAAGATCTTATTTCACTTTTACACCAAGCGGGTATCCGCACCGTAATGATAACTGGAGATCAGGCTCCCACGGCTTATGCTATCGGCAAGGCCATAAACATAAGTGGTCAAGACGAACTTGTTATTCTCGATTCTTCTGACTTTTCGCATTTAAACCCCGAGGCCTTTAAAGGGCTCTTGAAAAGGGTATCTGTTTTTTCAAGGGTGAGCCCGGCTGACAAGCTACGTATTGTCCAAGCCTTTCAGGACTTAGGCCTTAAGGTAGCCATGACAGGCGATGGTATTAACGACATTCCGGCGCTTAAAGCGGCAGACATAGGGGTTACTACCGGAAGTGGCACTGATGTGGCCAAAGAAGTAGCAGACATAATTATCGAAGACGATCAACTTGGCACCATGGTGCTGGCGGTGGAAAAAGGCCGTATCATTTACAAAAACATTCGCAAGTCCCTTGAATTTTTGCTTTCTACCAACATTAGTGAGATAATGGTTTCAGTTTCAGCCAATCTAGCTGGCCTTGGCCAACCTTTGAATCAGATGCAGCTCCTCTGGATTAACCTGGTAACAGATGTTTTCCCTGGGCTTGCGCTTTCCCTTGAGCCGGCTGAGCCTGGCATTATGAAGGAGCCTCCCAGGGATCCCCAAAAACCCATCATGGATACTAACGACTTTAAAAGGCTTTCTTTGCAGGCATCGGTTATATCGGGAGCCTCTCTTTTCCCGTATGTTTATGGCCTGGTGAGATATGGACGCGGTCCTAAGGCCAGTACCCTTTCTTTCCTTTCTCTTACCGCCTCTCAGTTATTACACACTTTGAACTGTCGCAGCGAAAAGCTTACTTTTCTTGAAAATTCAGCTCTTCCGAAAAATCCACACTTGGCCAAGTGTATGTGGGGAACTGCAGCGGCGCATAGTTTATTTTTCTTGCCTCCGATTAGAAAAGTTTTAGGGTTAAGCCCTCTAGGGCTAATTGATACAGTGCTAGTGGCGGCCACTTCGTTTGGTTCTTTGTTTTTTAACGCCTTTTTAAAAAAAGTTATCCGAGAGGGGCATTTATGA
- a CDS encoding IS1/IS1595 family N-terminal zinc-binding domain-containing protein, producing the protein MENKMKAIKCPFCGSQAYNRYGKTKDGLQRYRCLVCNKQFTEKSKPNSIKRPSCPQCGQKMYVYMKTQKFIRWRCSRYPECSTYLKIALEEENNVVLPAQSEGAYSSPNTNN; encoded by the coding sequence ATGGAAAACAAAATGAAAGCAATAAAATGTCCATTTTGTGGCTCTCAGGCTTATAATCGCTATGGAAAAACCAAAGACGGATTACAGCGCTATCGCTGCCTGGTATGCAACAAACAGTTTACCGAAAAATCGAAACCTAATTCTATTAAAAGACCATCTTGTCCTCAATGCGGACAAAAAATGTATGTTTATATGAAAACACAAAAGTTTATACGTTGGCGTTGCTCCAGATATCCTGAGTGTTCCACCTATTTAAAAATAGCTTTGGAGGAGGAAAATAATGTCGTATTACCTGCACAAAGTGAAGGGGCGTATTCGTCTCCGAACACCAATAATTAA
- a CDS encoding polysaccharide deacetylase family protein — protein MKKIIIELHDVSPFYKNEFFEALKLIFEEEINKYCILLIPNYKNKYNIEQHVKFTNLIKACKQEIILHGYEHTGENSLKYFWATNGEGEFNKLNKKETFKRIIEGKKIFKKLELKTSYFVPPAWISNKFLESALIKHDFKGISYREKINFFSKKKIFTPTITFSNRYLLSEISKWSSEILFQLFSKFPTIRFAIHMRDFHDNEKVKLWKKLIKKAKNRRTLNYEELYGES, from the coding sequence ATGAAAAAAATAATAATAGAATTACATGATGTTAGCCCTTTTTATAAAAATGAATTTTTTGAAGCTTTAAAATTAATATTTGAAGAGGAAATAAATAAATATTGTATTCTATTAATTCCAAACTATAAAAACAAATACAACATAGAACAACACGTAAAATTCACAAATCTTATTAAAGCATGTAAACAAGAAATAATTTTACATGGATACGAACATACAGGAGAAAATTCACTAAAATATTTTTGGGCAACAAATGGAGAAGGAGAATTCAACAAACTAAACAAAAAAGAAACATTTAAGCGAATAATAGAAGGGAAGAAAATATTTAAAAAATTAGAATTAAAAACCTCATATTTTGTACCACCAGCATGGATATCAAACAAGTTCTTAGAAAGTGCCCTAATAAAACACGATTTCAAAGGTATAAGCTATAGAGAAAAAATTAATTTTTTTTCAAAGAAAAAAATTTTTACTCCAACAATTACATTTAGTAACCGCTATCTATTATCCGAAATTAGTAAATGGTCATCAGAAATATTATTTCAACTATTTTCTAAGTTCCCAACTATAAGATTTGCGATTCATATGAGAGATTTTCATGATAACGAAAAAGTTAAACTATGGAAAAAACTAATAAAAAAAGCTAAAAACAGGAGGACTCTTAATTATGAAGAACTTTATGGCGAAAGCTGA
- a CDS encoding HMA2 domain-containing protein, which produces MPSKPEAFVVHSLKGRVRLKAPALKNRPKELDHIISTIDSLENVKKVSGNPQTGSILLEYEGSPQVFWNKLRELDVLDIKKAEEVAVKSQLQTVFKKADEAIKESSHYRLDLGTSVGLACVAVGLYQLLRGRTNLPSWYTAFWYSLHFFKK; this is translated from the coding sequence ATGCCGAGTAAGCCTGAGGCCTTTGTTGTTCATAGTCTTAAAGGACGGGTCAGGCTTAAAGCCCCAGCTCTTAAAAATCGCCCAAAAGAATTAGATCATATTATTTCAACCATTGATAGTCTTGAAAACGTTAAAAAGGTATCAGGTAATCCCCAAACCGGAAGTATCCTTTTGGAATACGAAGGAAGCCCTCAAGTTTTTTGGAATAAACTTCGTGAGCTCGATGTTTTGGACATAAAAAAGGCCGAAGAAGTGGCGGTGAAGTCACAGTTACAAACCGTCTTCAAGAAAGCAGACGAAGCTATAAAAGAAAGTTCCCATTATCGTTTAGATTTAGGAACATCAGTTGGACTTGCTTGTGTAGCGGTAGGCCTTTATCAGCTTTTAAGGGGGAGAACGAATCTTCCCTCTTGGTATACGGCTTTTTGGTACTCCCTTCATTTTTTTAAAAAATAA
- a CDS encoding polyhydroxyalkanoic acid system family protein, producing the protein MADLKIKRSHSQDPEKLKEIFEKNFGPKAEKYGVKVKWEGLKARLDGPVKGELRIEPEEIILEAKLSWTAKLFKGKIEEEINKTLDEVLA; encoded by the coding sequence ATGGCGGATTTAAAGATAAAAAGGTCTCACTCTCAGGACCCTGAAAAATTAAAAGAAATTTTTGAAAAAAATTTTGGTCCAAAGGCTGAAAAATACGGAGTCAAAGTTAAATGGGAAGGGTTAAAGGCTAGGTTAGACGGCCCAGTAAAAGGTGAGCTTCGCATTGAACCAGAGGAGATCATTCTTGAAGCTAAACTTAGCTGGACGGCCAAGCTTTTCAAAGGAAAAATTGAAGAGGAAATTAATAAAACTCTTGATGAAGTTTTAGCTTAG
- a CDS encoding glycosyltransferase produces MKNFMAKADLHVHSKASNSPAGWLSSIFNCPESYTEPKELYKRLKERGMTFITITDHNTINGVLEIADKPEVFIGCEYTVKFPEEKYDIHVLCYGIDENEHKILNELRENVYDFIDYIKEKNIAHTLAHPLYPVNRKPLSISIVEKFILLFDNWEIINGTRSQKTQTIEKSIIAKYQGFEKIRRLEEKYNIRSRRTRAEITFTGGSDDHGGMDAGRTWTEAKAKTIEDFLEAINKGETMAKTEKLGEERLINTVLRITYKYFEEKNKVPKEIKEVGDHIFLFKENNFVDYLIKNFTNINGNRELLLKEILKRAPFWTFEKTKKEFNCQNLGELLLATLSQLLPIIILYLQKEEENHTKNIAKKLKIDIKEHNRLAYITDTYYEINGVSRTAQIIKNLKIKHNLPIDIITMSHSSLNDEECINLNTYIDLPTPFYNEFRLRIPSIIDIFDLIKEREYSHIHIATPAPLGILFFLAGKIFKLPISFTFHTDVPQYILKYTENPKNYELSWQLLSWFCNQCDKILVPSKVYAEKLIFHGVESHKVRTFIRGVDTNLFNPNKKEKDFWKKELNIEIENKTKILYVGRISKEKNLDTFIKIAKSLPDQIFIIVGDGPYKNHIEKIKPKNVFITGYLKGEKLAKAYSNSDIFLFPSETETYGLVVLEAMASGLPVIVSNKGAAHEHIRHGENGFIAQKEDDYLKYIALLLTNDKIKDNLSKKAYYTAQNLNLEETYLHYINEIFFNREKKNENIRYHHILSQKKWRYKEIYR; encoded by the coding sequence ATGAAGAACTTTATGGCGAAAGCTGATCTACATGTACACTCAAAAGCATCTAACAGTCCCGCTGGATGGTTATCAAGTATATTTAACTGTCCAGAAAGCTATACAGAACCTAAAGAATTATACAAAAGATTAAAAGAAAGAGGAATGACATTTATTACTATCACTGATCATAACACTATTAATGGTGTATTAGAAATTGCAGACAAACCAGAAGTATTTATTGGCTGCGAGTACACAGTTAAATTTCCAGAAGAAAAATACGACATACATGTACTATGTTATGGAATTGATGAAAATGAGCACAAAATACTAAACGAATTAAGAGAAAATGTATATGATTTTATAGATTACATAAAAGAAAAAAATATTGCTCATACCTTAGCACATCCACTATATCCGGTAAACCGAAAACCATTAAGTATTTCTATAGTAGAAAAGTTTATCTTACTATTTGATAATTGGGAAATAATCAATGGAACTCGAAGTCAAAAAACACAAACTATTGAAAAATCGATAATAGCAAAATATCAAGGTTTTGAAAAAATTAGAAGATTAGAAGAAAAATATAATATTCGCTCTAGAAGAACGAGAGCAGAAATTACTTTTACTGGAGGATCAGATGATCATGGAGGAATGGATGCAGGTAGAACCTGGACCGAAGCAAAAGCTAAGACAATAGAAGATTTTTTGGAAGCAATCAATAAAGGTGAAACAATGGCCAAAACAGAAAAACTAGGCGAAGAAAGATTAATAAATACCGTTTTAAGAATAACCTACAAATATTTTGAAGAAAAGAACAAAGTACCAAAAGAAATAAAAGAAGTCGGAGATCATATCTTTTTATTTAAAGAAAATAATTTTGTAGATTATTTAATAAAAAATTTTACAAATATTAACGGCAATAGAGAATTACTACTAAAAGAAATCCTTAAAAGAGCTCCATTTTGGACTTTTGAAAAAACAAAAAAAGAGTTTAATTGTCAAAACTTAGGAGAGCTTTTATTAGCGACACTATCTCAGCTATTACCAATAATAATATTATATCTACAAAAAGAAGAAGAAAACCACACAAAAAATATTGCCAAAAAATTAAAGATAGATATAAAAGAACACAATAGACTTGCATATATAACAGATACATATTACGAAATAAATGGAGTATCTAGAACAGCACAAATAATAAAAAACTTAAAAATAAAACACAATTTACCAATAGATATTATTACAATGAGCCACAGTTCATTAAATGATGAAGAATGCATTAATTTAAATACCTATATAGATTTGCCTACTCCATTTTATAACGAATTTCGCTTAAGAATTCCCTCAATAATAGACATTTTTGACTTAATAAAAGAGAGAGAATATTCTCACATTCATATAGCAACTCCAGCACCTCTGGGGATATTATTTTTCTTAGCAGGGAAAATATTCAAGTTACCAATAAGCTTCACATTTCATACTGACGTTCCACAATACATACTAAAATACACAGAAAATCCCAAAAACTATGAATTAAGCTGGCAATTATTATCATGGTTTTGTAACCAATGCGACAAAATTTTAGTTCCATCAAAAGTATACGCTGAAAAATTAATATTTCATGGAGTAGAAAGCCACAAAGTCAGAACATTTATTAGAGGAGTTGATACTAATCTATTTAATCCAAATAAAAAAGAAAAAGATTTTTGGAAAAAAGAACTAAACATAGAAATAGAGAACAAAACAAAAATACTTTATGTTGGACGAATATCCAAAGAAAAAAATCTAGATACATTTATAAAAATAGCCAAATCACTACCGGATCAAATATTTATTATAGTAGGAGATGGTCCATATAAAAATCATATAGAAAAAATTAAACCAAAGAATGTATTTATTACCGGATATTTAAAAGGCGAAAAACTAGCTAAAGCTTATAGTAATTCAGATATATTTCTATTCCCCTCAGAAACAGAAACATATGGACTAGTAGTTTTAGAAGCTATGGCTAGTGGACTTCCAGTCATTGTTAGCAACAAAGGAGCGGCCCATGAACATATTAGACACGGGGAAAATGGATTCATTGCACAAAAAGAAGATGACTATCTTAAATATATAGCTTTACTACTAACTAACGATAAAATAAAAGACAATCTATCAAAAAAGGCTTATTATACTGCTCAAAATTTAAACCTGGAAGAAACATATTTACATTATATAAACGAAATATTCTTTAATAGGGAGAAAAAGAATGAAAATATTAGATATCACCATATACTATCACAAAAAAAGTGGAGGTATAAAGAAATATATAGATAA
- a CDS encoding glycosyltransferase, whose protein sequence is MKILDITIYYHKKSGGIKKYIDKKVEILEKYRDIKHIVIIPGKGNKKYIKSKSTIYEINSIPIPGTGGYRFFKSIKTVNKIIENENPDIIEFGGCYTLIPLIQNKNQICSIFYHSDLINDTNLFPAPKHLKELFLGYIIENVLKKSDIIITPSQKYRKILEDMGIQNVKTIELGIDTNIFKPMKKTTNFWEKFGINNNKIKLLYVGRIAIDKNIKLLIKTLKNLDEEKFHLIIVGSGPLSSWLKIKANKTKNLTYIGHIEDEILLAQIYNNADIFVSASHYETFALTFLEAQSCGLPLVAFDLGLQTQFKKDFLVKEISSTALAEAIIKASNCISKELSIELHQKTKELFSWEKTFNKLIDLYDELLISKSSGQTIKII, encoded by the coding sequence ATGAAAATATTAGATATCACCATATACTATCACAAAAAAAGTGGAGGTATAAAGAAATATATAGATAAAAAGGTAGAAATTTTAGAAAAATATAGAGATATAAAACATATAGTTATTATTCCTGGAAAAGGAAACAAAAAATATATAAAAAGCAAATCAACTATTTATGAAATAAATTCTATACCAATACCTGGAACAGGAGGATATAGATTTTTTAAAAGTATAAAAACAGTAAACAAGATTATTGAAAATGAAAATCCAGATATAATTGAATTTGGAGGATGCTACACACTTATTCCTTTAATTCAAAATAAAAATCAAATTTGCTCAATATTTTATCATTCAGACTTAATAAATGATACAAATCTATTTCCAGCTCCTAAACACCTAAAAGAGCTATTTTTGGGATATATAATAGAAAATGTTCTTAAAAAAAGTGATATTATCATCACGCCTTCACAAAAATATAGAAAAATCCTTGAAGATATGGGGATTCAAAATGTTAAAACTATTGAATTAGGTATTGACACCAATATTTTTAAACCCATGAAAAAAACAACAAATTTCTGGGAAAAATTTGGGATAAATAATAACAAAATTAAATTATTATATGTTGGAAGAATTGCTATTGATAAAAATATAAAACTACTTATAAAGACACTAAAAAATCTGGATGAAGAAAAGTTCCATTTGATAATAGTAGGATCAGGGCCATTAAGCTCTTGGCTCAAAATAAAAGCTAATAAGACAAAGAATTTAACATATATTGGACATATAGAAGATGAAATCCTCCTAGCACAAATATATAATAATGCTGATATTTTTGTAAGTGCATCTCACTACGAAACATTTGCTTTAACATTTTTAGAAGCCCAAAGTTGCGGACTACCACTAGTTGCATTTGACTTGGGACTACAAACACAATTTAAAAAGGATTTTCTAGTTAAAGAAATAAGCAGCACAGCTCTCGCTGAAGCAATAATCAAGGCTAGCAATTGTATTTCGAAAGAATTAAGCATTGAATTACATCAAAAAACAAAAGAACTTTTTTCATGGGAAAAAACTTTTAATAAATTAATAGATTTGTACGACGAATTATTAATATCAAAAAGTTCTGGCCAGACTATAAAAATTATATAA
- the metK gene encoding methionine adenosyltransferase → MRKNFIFTSSSVTDGHPDKLCDQISDAIVDRFLQQDPLASVIAECAVSQGLLFLAVRFSSVALIDVPYIARWVINEVGYRSPNFSARNCTILTSINEQPLDEERRVPDEELDDEKIERIKVRNQANVFGYACDHTPSLMPLPIVLAHKLARRLTTVRLSSLLPYLSPDGKTQVGVEFRDGRPYAISSLMILACIAEKMNEQKVKAEIYEQVIKPAFQGEEIRPDDKTFVDIRIIYDPQGCGPMLHSGLTGRKNAVDTYGEYARHSGAALSGKDPTRIDRVGAYAARYAAKNVVAAGLAKECEVHLSYAIGRSRPVSITVNTFGTGIIPDERIEELVKKHFDFRPAAIQKQFALRKLPSQFKGGFYQKLAAFGHMGRMDLAAPWERTDKKDLLKEEA, encoded by the coding sequence ATGAGAAAAAACTTTATTTTTACTTCCTCTTCCGTAACAGATGGCCATCCAGACAAGCTTTGTGACCAGATAAGTGACGCCATTGTTGACCGCTTTTTACAGCAAGATCCTCTGGCCTCGGTAATTGCTGAGTGTGCAGTGTCTCAAGGGCTTTTATTTCTGGCGGTGAGATTTTCCTCTGTAGCTTTAATAGATGTGCCTTACATCGCCCGCTGGGTGATAAATGAGGTTGGCTATCGCTCGCCAAATTTTAGTGCCCGGAACTGTACTATTCTCACCAGTATAAATGAGCAGCCCCTTGACGAAGAAAGACGTGTGCCTGATGAAGAGCTTGACGACGAAAAGATAGAACGTATCAAAGTCCGTAACCAGGCTAATGTTTTTGGTTACGCTTGTGACCACACGCCTTCTCTCATGCCTCTTCCCATTGTTTTGGCCCACAAATTAGCCAGACGCTTGACCACCGTTAGACTTTCCAGCTTATTACCTTATCTTTCGCCAGACGGTAAAACTCAGGTAGGAGTAGAATTTCGCGATGGGCGTCCATACGCTATATCGTCTTTAATGATTCTAGCTTGTATAGCGGAAAAAATGAACGAACAAAAAGTGAAGGCCGAGATTTACGAACAGGTGATAAAACCGGCCTTTCAGGGAGAAGAAATAAGGCCTGATGACAAAACCTTTGTTGATATTCGTATTATCTATGACCCACAGGGTTGTGGTCCTATGCTTCATTCTGGATTAACCGGACGTAAAAATGCCGTTGACACTTACGGTGAATACGCTCGTCACAGTGGAGCCGCTTTAAGTGGTAAAGACCCTACGCGTATAGATAGGGTAGGGGCCTACGCGGCGCGATATGCGGCCAAAAATGTGGTAGCGGCAGGGCTTGCCAAAGAGTGTGAAGTGCATCTTAGTTATGCCATCGGCCGTTCACGTCCGGTAAGTATAACTGTGAATACTTTTGGAACGGGAATTATTCCAGATGAAAGAATAGAAGAGCTCGTTAAAAAGCATTTTGACTTTCGGCCAGCAGCTATTCAAAAGCAATTTGCTCTTCGTAAGCTACCTTCTCAGTTCAAGGGCGGTTTTTACCAAAAACTTGCGGCTTTTGGGCACATGGGTCGTATGGACCTTGCTGCTCCCTGGGAGAGAACAGATAAAAAAGACCTCCTCAAAGAGGAGGCCTAA
- a CDS encoding HMA2 domain-containing protein, whose product MSYYLHKVKGRIRLRTPIIKNNEAAAELIKDFIMHLGGVTSVNTNTLTGSIVINYNPAVIDAEEIVQALEKEGYFNSRLAVGCETILQKHVEKIGKQAGRAIFGLVSDQVLRGTGLSFLSLII is encoded by the coding sequence ATGTCGTATTACCTGCACAAAGTGAAGGGGCGTATTCGTCTCCGAACACCAATAATTAAAAACAACGAAGCCGCGGCTGAGTTAATAAAAGATTTTATAATGCACCTTGGAGGGGTTACTTCGGTCAACACCAACACTCTTACGGGCAGTATTGTAATAAATTACAATCCAGCAGTGATTGATGCTGAAGAGATAGTTCAGGCCCTTGAAAAAGAAGGCTATTTTAACAGTCGTTTAGCCGTTGGTTGCGAAACAATATTACAAAAACACGTAGAAAAAATAGGTAAACAGGCCGGTAGGGCTATATTTGGTTTAGTATCAGATCAAGTTTTAAGAGGAACTGGGCTTTCTTTTCTAAGTTTAATTATATAG
- a CDS encoding DUF5132 domain-containing protein, which produces MGIEPEDIIKKEVVTGLSVGLGLAYVLPKLLPVFGQAAKPIIKGMMKGSIIAYEKGRETLAELTETLEDLWAETKAELEEEIASQSGGKKDAE; this is translated from the coding sequence ATGGGGATTGAGCCTGAAGACATTATAAAAAAAGAAGTAGTTACTGGTTTATCAGTAGGTTTAGGACTAGCTTATGTATTACCCAAATTACTACCTGTTTTTGGTCAAGCTGCCAAACCTATTATTAAAGGTATGATGAAAGGTTCTATTATTGCCTATGAAAAAGGTAGAGAAACTTTGGCAGAACTGACTGAGACTTTAGAAGACTTATGGGCAGAAACAAAAGCTGAGCTAGAAGAAGAAATTGCGTCTCAAAGCGGAGGAAAAAAGGATGCCGAGTAA